In Urechidicola croceus, a single window of DNA contains:
- a CDS encoding MBOAT family O-acyltransferase, whose protein sequence is MLFNSFVFFFFLSIILPIFYALPSKKSKNIFLLICSYFFYGYWDWRFCFLLLTSTIIDFIIGEKIFSSSSDNKRKWLLRLSLFTNLGILCVFKYFNFFIENFKTIADNLNFKLDFIHLNILLPIGISFYTFQTLSYTIDIYNKKIKPTNNFVDFALFVSFFPQLVAGPIERAKTLLPQLSKKLNPSFTQIKQGITLIILGLFRKVMIGDTAGRYVDHIFNDLSLYKSIEIIAAIILFSIQIYADFSGYSHIARGTAKLLGVELMKNFEQPYFSQNIAKFWRRWHISLSTWLRDYLYFPLGGNRKGLSRTYLNLMITMLLGGLWHGASWNFVIWGGLHGVYLILYKMYHRFQSKKNSKSKLINFGNYILTFFLVTFTWLFFRSENYESTEMIFSKIINWETSEYFYLFLRVICSYLVVVFSIDYIEYKYGHTSVLKLKSNLVIIGILSGLFLVTLMYMFQADSLPFVYFQF, encoded by the coding sequence ATGCTATTTAATTCATTTGTATTTTTCTTTTTTTTAAGTATTATTCTTCCAATTTTTTACGCATTACCAAGTAAAAAAAGTAAAAATATTTTTCTACTAATTTGTAGTTATTTCTTTTATGGATATTGGGATTGGCGTTTTTGTTTCTTATTACTTACTTCAACAATTATTGATTTTATAATTGGAGAGAAAATTTTCTCATCATCCAGTGATAATAAAAGAAAATGGCTTTTAAGGTTAAGTCTTTTTACGAATCTTGGTATTTTATGTGTTTTTAAATATTTTAATTTTTTTATTGAAAATTTTAAAACTATTGCTGATAATTTAAACTTCAAATTAGATTTTATACACTTAAATATCTTATTGCCAATAGGAATTTCATTTTATACTTTTCAAACACTTTCTTATACAATTGATATTTATAATAAAAAAATAAAACCAACTAATAACTTTGTTGATTTCGCATTATTCGTTTCTTTTTTTCCACAACTTGTTGCAGGACCAATTGAACGAGCCAAAACATTACTACCTCAATTATCTAAAAAGTTAAACCCAAGTTTTACACAAATTAAGCAAGGTATAACCTTAATAATTTTAGGGTTGTTCCGTAAGGTAATGATTGGAGATACAGCAGGAAGATATGTTGATCACATTTTTAATGATTTATCATTATACAAATCAATAGAAATTATAGCTGCAATTATATTATTTTCAATTCAAATTTATGCAGATTTTTCTGGATATAGTCATATAGCAAGAGGTACAGCAAAACTTTTAGGAGTTGAACTAATGAAAAATTTTGAACAACCATATTTTTCACAAAATATTGCTAAGTTTTGGAGAAGATGGCATATTTCACTTTCAACCTGGTTACGAGATTATTTATATTTTCCATTAGGTGGAAATAGAAAAGGTTTAAGTAGAACTTACTTAAATTTGATGATTACAATGCTCTTAGGAGGCTTATGGCATGGAGCGAGTTGGAATTTTGTTATTTGGGGAGGTTTGCATGGTGTTTACTTGATATTATATAAAATGTATCACCGTTTTCAAAGTAAAAAAAATAGCAAAAGTAAATTAATAAACTTCGGGAACTACATCTTAACCTTTTTTTTAGTAACATTTACTTGGTTGTTTTTTAGAAGTGAAAATTATGAATCAACTGAAATGATTTTTTCTAAGATTATTAATTGGGAAACAAGTGAATATTTTTATTTATTTTTAAGAGTTATATGTTCCTATCTAGTTGTAGTTTTCAGTATAGATTATATTGAATATAAATATGGACATACGAGTGTATTAAAACTTAAGTCTAATTTAGTTATAATAGGTATTTTGTCTGGGTTATTTCTAGTTACTTTAATGTATATGTTTCAGGCAGATTCTTTACCGTTTGTGTATTTTCAATTTTAG
- a CDS encoding SAM hydrolase/SAM-dependent halogenase family protein, with amino-acid sequence MSLITLTTDFGLKDHFVGAVKGAIYSELSDAVIVDITHHISPFNISETAYVLKNAYKSFPEGSIHIIGVDSELNEETNHIALKLDNHYFICPNNGVISMIASEIRPEKIVEINIHDRIESSFPVLDVFVKVACHLKRGGTLEVIGKEIFDYKIITDIQPIISNNNSKITGSVIYIDNYGNVITNISKKLFEKIGKGREFELLADRYPFKKIHSKYSDIVNFAIPKEDRHLDGARLAIFNSAGYVEIALYRSNLDTVGGASSLLGLRYRDQLTITFKDVDSNS; translated from the coding sequence ATGTCTCTAATAACTTTAACCACAGATTTTGGACTCAAAGACCACTTTGTAGGGGCTGTTAAAGGAGCAATTTACTCCGAACTGTCTGATGCTGTGATTGTTGATATTACACACCACATTTCACCCTTCAATATTTCTGAAACTGCATATGTTTTAAAAAATGCATATAAAAGTTTTCCTGAAGGTAGTATTCACATCATAGGTGTTGATTCTGAATTAAATGAAGAAACTAACCATATTGCTTTAAAATTAGATAATCACTACTTTATTTGCCCTAATAATGGAGTTATTTCTATGATTGCTTCAGAAATAAGACCTGAAAAAATTGTTGAAATTAATATACACGATCGAATAGAAAGTAGTTTTCCAGTACTTGATGTATTTGTAAAAGTTGCTTGTCATTTAAAACGTGGTGGTACTTTGGAAGTTATAGGAAAGGAAATTTTTGACTATAAAATCATTACTGATATTCAACCAATTATATCTAATAATAATAGTAAAATTACTGGAAGTGTCATTTATATTGACAATTATGGAAATGTAATTACTAACATTAGTAAAAAGTTATTTGAAAAAATTGGTAAAGGAAGAGAATTTGAATTACTTGCAGATAGATATCCTTTTAAAAAAATTCATTCTAAATATAGTGATATTGTCAATTTCGCCATTCCTAAAGAAGATAGACACTTAGATGGTGCAAGATTGGCTATATTTAACTCGGCAGGATATGTTGAAATTGCATTGTACAGAAGTAATTTAGACACCGTTGGTGGAGCTTCAAGTTTACTTGGATTAAGATATAGAGATCAATTAACTATTACTTTTAAAGATGTTGATTCGAATAGTTAA
- a CDS encoding phosphoribosylaminoimidazolesuccinocarboxamide synthase, protein MNTINDTNYNFPKQKSVYKGKVREVYNIDDKFLVMIASDRLSAFDVIMPKQIPYKGQILNQIASKMMDATSDIVPNWIIDIPDPNVAVGHLCEPFKVEMVIRGYLSGHAAREYKLGKRVLCGVSMPEGMKENDKFLEPIITPSTKADNGEHDEDISRKDILAKGIVSEEDYLILQDYTRKLFQRGTEIAKERGLILVDTKYEFGKTNDGKIVLIDEIHTPDSSRYFYIDGYQERQNKGEAQKQLSKEFVRQWLIENGFQGKEGQVIPEMTSEKIIEISDRYIELYEQITGETFIKADLTNVEKRIEQNVLEFLKS, encoded by the coding sequence ATGAATACTATTAACGATACCAATTATAATTTTCCAAAACAAAAATCAGTTTATAAAGGAAAAGTACGAGAGGTTTACAATATTGATGATAAATTTTTAGTAATGATTGCCTCAGATAGGCTTTCAGCTTTTGATGTAATAATGCCAAAACAAATACCTTATAAAGGGCAGATTTTAAATCAAATTGCTTCAAAAATGATGGATGCAACATCAGATATTGTTCCAAATTGGATTATTGATATTCCTGATCCTAATGTTGCTGTTGGTCACTTGTGCGAGCCATTTAAAGTTGAAATGGTAATTCGAGGTTATCTTTCTGGGCATGCAGCTCGTGAATATAAGTTGGGAAAAAGAGTATTGTGTGGGGTTTCAATGCCAGAGGGTATGAAAGAAAATGATAAGTTTCTTGAGCCAATTATAACACCATCTACTAAAGCGGATAACGGAGAGCATGATGAAGATATTTCTCGTAAAGATATTCTGGCTAAAGGTATTGTATCAGAAGAAGATTATTTAATTCTTCAAGATTATACACGAAAGTTATTTCAAAGAGGTACTGAAATTGCAAAAGAACGAGGATTAATATTAGTAGATACTAAATATGAGTTTGGTAAAACTAATGATGGTAAAATTGTTTTGATAGATGAAATTCATACACCAGATTCTTCTCGTTATTTTTATATTGATGGTTATCAAGAACGACAAAATAAAGGAGAAGCACAAAAACAATTGTCAAAAGAGTTTGTAAGACAATGGTTGATAGAAAACGGTTTTCAAGGAAAAGAAGGACAGGTAATTCCTGAAATGACATCTGAAAAAATTATTGAAATTTCTGATAGATATATAGAATTATATGAACAAATTACTGGAGAAACATTCATAAAAGCAGATTTAACTAATGTAGAAAAACGTATAGAACAAAATGTTTTAGAGTTTTTAAAATCTTAG
- a CDS encoding PhoH family protein, with protein MNERLIELTEINPNDLFGTRNKNIEILKKHYPKLKIVARGTKLKAYGEPEILDEFEKKIQRLINHLNKYNKLDENSIDRILSSDGTEHKSSAKSEGVLVHGVGGKLIKPQSPNQQKMVDLMAKNDMLFAVGPAGTGKTYTAVALAVKALKEKEVRRIILTRPAVESGENLGFLPGDLKEKLDPYMQPLYDALRDMIPSEKLESYIEKGVIQIAPLAFMRGRTLDGAYVILDEGQNTTHSQMKMFLTRMGKSAKFIITGDPGQIDLPRRQVSGLKEALLALKDIEGIAMVYLDDKDVVRHRLVKQIITAFKSIEVD; from the coding sequence TTGAACGAGCGATTAATAGAACTTACCGAAATCAACCCAAATGACTTATTTGGTACGCGAAATAAAAACATTGAAATTCTTAAAAAACACTATCCCAAACTCAAGATAGTTGCAAGAGGTACTAAATTAAAGGCTTATGGAGAACCCGAAATTCTCGATGAGTTTGAGAAGAAAATTCAGAGACTCATTAATCATTTAAATAAATACAATAAGTTAGATGAAAATAGTATAGATAGGATACTTTCTTCTGATGGTACAGAGCATAAATCATCGGCTAAATCTGAAGGGGTTTTAGTTCATGGAGTTGGAGGAAAGTTGATTAAACCTCAAAGCCCGAATCAACAAAAAATGGTTGATTTAATGGCTAAAAATGATATGTTATTTGCAGTTGGCCCTGCAGGAACTGGTAAAACATATACAGCAGTTGCACTTGCAGTAAAAGCATTGAAAGAGAAAGAAGTTCGTCGAATTATTTTAACAAGGCCAGCTGTAGAATCAGGAGAAAATTTAGGTTTTTTACCAGGTGATTTAAAAGAAAAGTTAGATCCGTACATGCAACCACTTTATGACGCATTACGTGATATGATTCCATCAGAAAAGTTAGAGTCATATATTGAAAAAGGAGTTATTCAAATTGCACCTTTAGCATTTATGAGAGGGCGTACACTAGACGGTGCATATGTAATTTTGGATGAAGGTCAAAATACTACACATAGTCAAATGAAAATGTTTTTAACTCGTATGGGGAAAAGTGCAAAGTTCATTATTACTGGAGATCCTGGACAAATTGATTTACCAAGAAGACAGGTTTCAGGTTTGAAAGAAGCATTATTAGCTTTAAAAGATATTGAAGGTATAGCAATGGTTTATCTAGATGATAAAGATGTTGTTAGGCATAGATTAGTTAAGCAAATAATCACTGCTTTTAAAAGTATAGAAGTAGATTAA
- the gldF gene encoding gliding motility-associated ABC transporter permease subunit GldF gives MIAILKKELNSFFSTPIGYLVIAVFLVINGLFLWIFEGDFNILNAGFADLNSFFFLAPWIFMFLIPAITMKTFSDEYNTGTIEILKTKPISNWEIIIGKYIASLLLIVIAIIPTLTYVYSISNLGNPIGNFDLGSLLGSYFGLLFLASAYTTIGLFASTLSNNQIVAFIIAVCISFLFFYGFEAMSSLFGNFDYTIQSFGMNEHFKSISRGVIDTRDLIYFISITIFFLVITKLKLTRE, from the coding sequence ATGATAGCAATTTTAAAAAAAGAATTAAACTCATTTTTTTCAACACCAATTGGTTATTTGGTGATTGCTGTATTTCTAGTAATAAACGGTTTATTTTTATGGATATTTGAAGGCGACTTCAATATATTAAATGCTGGTTTTGCTGACTTAAATAGTTTTTTCTTTCTTGCTCCTTGGATTTTTATGTTTCTGATTCCGGCAATAACCATGAAAACCTTTTCGGATGAGTACAATACTGGAACTATCGAAATCTTAAAGACAAAACCAATTAGTAACTGGGAAATTATAATCGGAAAATATATAGCATCACTCCTACTTATTGTAATTGCTATTATTCCTACACTAACTTATGTTTATAGTATATCAAATTTAGGAAACCCTATTGGTAACTTTGATCTAGGAAGTTTATTGGGTTCATATTTTGGTCTTTTGTTTCTCGCAAGTGCTTACACTACAATTGGTCTTTTTGCTTCAACACTTTCAAATAATCAAATTGTAGCATTTATAATTGCTGTATGTATTTCTTTTTTATTTTTCTATGGATTTGAAGCAATGTCTTCATTGTTTGGAAACTTTGATTATACAATTCAAAGCTTTGGAATGAATGAGCACTTTAAAAGTATAAGTCGTGGAGTAATTGACACAAGAGATTTAATTTATTTCATCAGTATAACCATATTCTTTTTAGTTATAACAAAACTTAAACTTACACGTGAATAA
- a CDS encoding SGNH/GDSL hydrolase family protein: MRFVKKFLILLFSFLGTLFFCELFISSAKIAELSFAEYYDDIGKGLLKSREFVNFNEGFSILSTNEYRFVGDVVSKSKPKNTIRVALIGDSFVQGAQMFERHTLSRIMEDNLRLKSPNKVVEVLNFGRAGFNVGHMYAYQKLLIEDFEPDYFIYFLSKEDLVSDYSFPPLLPRTDIINDSLSISINVETSELNKYQNTKFLTQNFTFFNILNACRYKVNQGETGGILFGKFYSKPQIKIIESEHVFEFDPITSKIFENLSKNTIIINSNASILPIKVEEKCVENGLLYWDMTYCFDELQKSGIIFNEWKATNKLGHWNQYCHQKLGIEIANKLNHLLDESD; this comes from the coding sequence ATGAGGTTTGTAAAAAAGTTTTTGATATTGTTATTTTCTTTTTTAGGTACACTTTTTTTTTGTGAATTATTTATAAGTTCGGCTAAAATAGCAGAATTGTCATTTGCTGAATATTATGATGATATTGGTAAAGGGCTTCTTAAATCTAGAGAGTTTGTAAATTTTAATGAAGGATTCTCAATTTTATCGACTAATGAATATCGTTTTGTTGGAGATGTTGTTTCAAAATCTAAACCAAAAAACACAATAAGAGTTGCCTTAATTGGTGATTCTTTTGTACAAGGAGCTCAAATGTTTGAGCGTCATACCTTGAGTAGAATTATGGAAGATAATTTAAGATTAAAATCTCCAAATAAAGTTGTAGAAGTATTAAATTTTGGTCGTGCAGGGTTCAATGTTGGCCATATGTATGCATATCAAAAGTTGCTAATTGAAGACTTTGAACCTGATTATTTTATTTATTTTTTAAGTAAAGAGGATTTGGTTTCTGATTATTCATTTCCACCTTTGTTACCTCGTACTGATATTATAAATGATAGTTTAAGTATTTCTATAAATGTAGAAACATCAGAATTAAACAAATACCAAAATACAAAGTTTTTAACTCAAAATTTTACTTTTTTTAATATTTTAAATGCTTGTAGATATAAAGTGAATCAAGGAGAAACTGGTGGAATTTTATTTGGTAAGTTTTATTCAAAACCTCAAATTAAAATTATTGAATCAGAACATGTATTTGAATTTGATCCAATTACTTCTAAAATTTTTGAAAATTTAAGTAAAAACACAATTATTATTAATAGTAATGCATCTATATTACCTATAAAAGTAGAAGAAAAATGTGTTGAAAATGGGCTGTTATATTGGGATATGACATACTGTTTTGACGAACTTCAAAAATCAGGAATCATATTTAATGAATGGAAAGCAACAAATAAATTAGGTCATTGGAATCAATATTGTCATCAAAAATTAGGAATTGAAATTGCTAATAAATTAAATCATCTTTTAGATGAAAGTGATTAA
- a CDS encoding putative quinol monooxygenase encodes MLIRIVKLGFHKENVSKFLNIFENSKDKIRNTEGCRLLELYRDKNDDTIFFTYSHWDEDIHLENYRNSAYFKKVWKNTKPLFNRKPEAWSVDRLERLD; translated from the coding sequence ATGTTGATTCGAATAGTTAAACTTGGATTTCACAAAGAAAATGTTTCTAAATTTTTAAATATTTTTGAAAATTCAAAAGATAAAATACGAAATACTGAAGGGTGCCGTTTATTAGAACTATATAGAGATAAAAACGATGATACTATATTTTTTACCTATAGCCATTGGGATGAAGATATACATTTAGAAAATTATCGAAATTCTGCGTATTTCAAAAAGGTCTGGAAAAATACAAAACCTTTATTCAATCGCAAACCTGAAGCATGGAGCGTTGACAGATTAGAGCGATTAGATTAA
- a CDS encoding DUF2911 domain-containing protein produces MKTKALLLLMLVTFIGYGQKSPAETAEGTVDGVHITIDYGSPRVNGRTIYGNLVPYGKIWRAGANKNTTIKFDKEVSIEGKKIPAGKYGFFIIPNENGSWTAIFNKKNDGWGAYDYKESDDALRLDVEAHNTDENKEELMFKVTEDAIKFAWADKYLKLKLK; encoded by the coding sequence ATGAAAACAAAAGCCTTATTACTACTTATGCTTGTAACCTTTATAGGTTATGGGCAAAAAAGTCCAGCGGAAACCGCTGAAGGAACTGTCGATGGTGTTCATATTACTATCGATTATGGTTCTCCAAGAGTAAATGGAAGAACTATTTATGGCAACCTTGTACCTTATGGAAAAATTTGGCGAGCAGGCGCTAACAAAAATACTACTATAAAGTTTGACAAAGAAGTTTCCATTGAAGGTAAAAAAATACCTGCAGGAAAATACGGTTTCTTCATCATACCTAATGAAAATGGGAGTTGGACTGCTATATTCAACAAAAAAAATGATGGTTGGGGCGCATATGATTATAAAGAATCAGATGATGCACTAAGATTAGATGTTGAAGCACATAATACAGATGAAAACAAAGAAGAACTTATGTTTAAAGTCACTGAAGATGCAATTAAATTTGCTTGGGCCGATAAGTACTTAAAATTAAAATTAAAGTAA
- a CDS encoding DUF2911 domain-containing protein gives MFKNLTTLALILGLTFSVNAQIKTPAPSPGAKIEQTVGLTNVSIEYSRPAMRGRTIFGNLVPYGKLWRTGANARTKITFSDDVTIDGKELKAGTYGILSVPNSTSWDVIFYTDSNGGGAPNELDESKVALRTTASTHSIANDKQSFTIGLSDLTSDSANLYFAWEKTKVKLALGVPTDKTTQASIDNVMSGPSSNDYFQAAVYYLESGKDISKAKEWIDKAVDMREEPAFWQIRQQSLIYAKLGDKKGAIKAAKKSLELATEAGNADYVKLNKDSIEEWSN, from the coding sequence ATGTTTAAAAATCTAACCACATTAGCACTTATTTTGGGACTTACATTTTCTGTAAATGCTCAAATAAAAACACCTGCACCAAGTCCAGGAGCAAAAATTGAACAAACTGTAGGGTTAACAAATGTTTCTATTGAATATTCTCGTCCTGCAATGCGTGGAAGAACAATTTTTGGAAATTTAGTACCTTATGGTAAACTATGGAGAACAGGTGCCAATGCAAGAACTAAAATCACTTTTAGTGATGATGTAACCATTGATGGAAAAGAATTAAAGGCTGGAACTTATGGAATATTATCTGTTCCTAATTCTACATCTTGGGATGTAATTTTTTATACTGATAGCAATGGTGGAGGCGCTCCTAACGAACTAGACGAATCAAAAGTCGCTTTGAGAACTACTGCATCAACACATTCTATTGCAAATGATAAACAGTCTTTTACTATTGGTCTTAGTGATTTAACAAGTGATTCAGCTAATCTATATTTCGCTTGGGAAAAAACTAAAGTAAAACTAGCTCTTGGAGTTCCAACAGATAAAACTACACAAGCAAGTATTGATAATGTAATGTCTGGCCCTTCATCTAATGACTACTTTCAAGCAGCAGTATATTACTTAGAATCAGGTAAAGATATTTCTAAGGCAAAAGAATGGATTGACAAAGCTGTTGACATGAGAGAAGAACCAGCATTTTGGCAAATTAGACAACAATCACTAATTTACGCAAAATTAGGAGATAAAAAAGGTGCAATAAAAGCAGCAAAAAAATCGTTAGAATTAGCAACAGAGGCTGGTAATGCAGATTATGTAAAATTGAATAAAGATTCTATTGAAGAATGGTCTAATTAA
- the gldG gene encoding gliding motility-associated ABC transporter substrate-binding protein GldG produces MYKRFDLTEDKRYTLSEPALAILNKVESPIIIKIYLEGDFPSEFKRLQIETRQLLNELKSENNNIKFRFIDPLDDAQELIEQGLKPSQLSIQKNGQISEIIIFPWATVQYGTKTELVSLLNDTNSQSQEEQLENAIQNLEYAFADAIHKVTSEKNKKIAVLKGNGELQDIYVADFLRKLGEYYRLAPFTLDAVETNPQQTTDELSKFDLAIIAKPTERFTENEKYTLDQFIINGGKTLWLVDQVQAELDSLMDTGESLAYPRDLNLTDLLFSYGVRINPNLIQDLYSSKIPLASGNIGNKTQFDQFLWEFNPLTQSKNDHPINKNVDPVNFKFTSSIDLLKNDITKTVLLQSSPLSKIIGTPSIISLKSIGQQPNPNEYNNGNKPLAVLLEGEFKSAYESRIKPFNYNKSKGISKKNKMIVISDGDIIANQITRGQPDKLDTDKWTGQHFGNKDFLLNSINYLLDDSGLINVRSKTVDLKILDREKSFKNRTFYQLLNVLLPIIITLIFGLIFNYLRLKKYQ; encoded by the coding sequence ATGTATAAACGCTTTGATTTAACTGAAGATAAAAGATACACCTTATCTGAACCTGCATTAGCTATTTTAAACAAAGTTGAATCTCCAATAATCATTAAAATATACCTTGAAGGTGATTTTCCCTCTGAATTTAAAAGATTACAGATTGAGACTCGACAATTACTTAATGAATTAAAATCAGAAAACAACAATATAAAATTCCGTTTCATTGACCCTCTAGATGATGCCCAAGAATTAATTGAACAAGGCTTAAAACCAAGTCAATTATCAATTCAAAAAAATGGACAAATTTCTGAAATTATAATTTTTCCTTGGGCAACAGTGCAATATGGCACAAAAACTGAACTGGTTTCACTCCTGAATGACACAAATAGCCAATCTCAAGAAGAACAACTTGAGAATGCAATTCAAAATTTAGAATATGCATTTGCAGATGCCATTCATAAGGTAACTTCTGAAAAAAACAAAAAAATTGCCGTACTCAAAGGAAATGGTGAATTACAAGATATTTATGTTGCAGATTTTTTAAGAAAATTAGGAGAGTATTATAGATTAGCACCATTCACATTAGATGCTGTTGAAACCAATCCACAACAAACTACAGATGAATTGTCAAAATTTGATTTAGCTATTATTGCAAAACCTACAGAGCGATTTACTGAAAATGAAAAATACACACTTGACCAATTTATTATCAATGGAGGAAAAACCCTTTGGTTAGTTGATCAAGTTCAAGCAGAATTAGATAGTTTAATGGATACTGGTGAATCACTTGCATATCCAAGAGATTTAAACTTAACTGATTTACTTTTTAGTTATGGCGTACGTATCAATCCAAATTTAATTCAGGATTTATATAGTTCAAAAATTCCTTTAGCATCAGGAAATATTGGAAATAAAACACAATTTGATCAATTTTTATGGGAGTTTAATCCATTAACCCAGTCAAAAAATGATCATCCTATTAATAAAAATGTTGATCCTGTCAATTTTAAATTTACCAGCAGTATAGATTTATTAAAAAATGATATTACAAAAACCGTTTTATTACAAAGTTCTCCATTATCAAAAATTATTGGTACTCCTTCCATCATTAGCCTTAAATCAATTGGTCAACAACCAAATCCAAATGAATATAATAACGGCAATAAACCTTTGGCAGTACTTCTAGAAGGTGAATTTAAATCGGCATATGAAAGTAGAATAAAACCCTTCAACTATAATAAATCTAAAGGTATATCTAAAAAAAATAAAATGATTGTCATTTCAGATGGAGATATTATTGCCAATCAAATAACTAGAGGTCAACCAGATAAATTAGATACTGACAAGTGGACTGGTCAACATTTTGGAAATAAAGATTTTCTTTTAAATAGTATCAACTATTTACTGGATGATTCAGGGCTTATAAATGTTCGCTCTAAAACTGTTGATTTAAAAATTTTAGATAGAGAAAAATCATTTAAAAACCGAACTTTCTATCAACTATTAAATGTCCTTTTGCCAATTATTATTACCCTTATTTTCGGACTGATTTTCAACTATTTACGATTAAAAAAATACCAATAA